A window of Mucilaginibacter paludis DSM 18603 contains these coding sequences:
- a CDS encoding SDR family NAD(P)-dependent oxidoreductase — protein MGNQLENKIVIVTGASKGIGAGIAKQMGAAGAKVVVNYASSKSDADAVVNEIMQAGGTAIALQGDMSKQADVKALFQQTLQSFGRLDALVNNAGIYEFALLEHFSEDSYRRIFDINVLGILLTSQEAVKAFGDHGGSIINISSYAGNRPDPYSLVYGASKGAVNSITTSLSQELGSKQIRVNAIQPGGVLTEGVQKFGATAESEPVKQMISKSALGRMATPADIGKMAVFLASDQSAIVTGQFIEVSGGYK, from the coding sequence ATGGGCAATCAATTAGAGAACAAAATAGTGATCGTAACAGGCGCATCAAAAGGGATCGGTGCCGGGATCGCCAAACAGATGGGAGCCGCAGGTGCTAAAGTTGTGGTAAATTATGCTTCAAGCAAGTCTGATGCGGATGCCGTTGTTAACGAGATCATGCAGGCAGGCGGCACCGCAATAGCCCTGCAAGGAGATATGTCAAAACAGGCCGATGTAAAAGCGCTTTTTCAACAAACCCTGCAATCTTTCGGCAGATTGGATGCATTGGTCAATAATGCCGGCATTTACGAGTTTGCACTATTAGAGCACTTTAGTGAAGATTCTTATCGGCGGATCTTTGATATCAATGTTTTAGGTATCTTGTTAACTTCACAGGAAGCAGTGAAAGCATTTGGCGATCATGGTGGAAGTATCATCAACATCAGTTCTTATGCGGGTAACAGGCCCGATCCTTATTCACTGGTTTACGGAGCCTCGAAAGGTGCTGTGAATTCGATCACTACATCGCTTTCACAGGAATTGGGTTCTAAACAAATCCGGGTAAATGCTATTCAACCAGGCGGTGTACTGACGGAAGGCGTACAGAAATTCGGGGCTACGGCGGAATCTGAACCTGTAAAACAGATGATAAGCAAAAGCGCGCTTGGGCGTATGGCCACTCCTGCAGACATAGGAAAGATGGCTGTATTTCTCGCTTCGGACCAATCAGCAATCGTAACTGGTCAATTCATCGAGGTTTCCGGCGGCTACAAATAA
- a CDS encoding helix-turn-helix domain-containing protein, which yields MKKAEQPIKIINSVSELHRLLCLPPPKNTLITLIDHTGENPGHENKTHRLVLNFYHICIKRSFQGQMRYGRNYYDFDKGTMVFSAPNQVIAVDQGDEADDDGWSLLFHPDLIRNYPLGKSIKNYGFFAYEADEALHLSDEEEKLIESLVRNIEKEYQSRIDNFSADVIVSNLELLLNYCNRFYNRQFVTRKMSNNDLLSKFENNLSKHFDNHGRTGLPTVNSLAEELNVSASYLSDMLRTLTGRNTQQHIHDKLIAKAQDVLATTDLSVSEIAFQLGFEHRQSFNKLFKNKTKLSPLAFRRSFN from the coding sequence ATGAAAAAAGCAGAGCAGCCAATCAAGATAATTAATTCAGTTTCAGAATTACACCGGCTATTGTGTTTGCCGCCACCAAAGAATACGCTCATTACGCTGATCGATCATACGGGTGAGAATCCTGGGCATGAAAATAAAACCCATCGTTTGGTTTTGAACTTTTATCATATCTGTATCAAGCGAAGCTTTCAGGGGCAAATGAGATACGGCAGAAACTATTATGATTTTGATAAGGGAACGATGGTCTTTTCAGCGCCAAATCAGGTCATTGCTGTCGATCAGGGCGATGAAGCTGATGATGACGGCTGGTCATTGTTATTCCATCCCGATCTGATCAGGAACTATCCTTTAGGTAAATCCATTAAAAACTATGGATTCTTTGCTTACGAAGCCGACGAGGCATTACATCTTTCAGACGAAGAGGAAAAACTGATCGAGAGTTTAGTCAGGAACATAGAAAAGGAATACCAGTCAAGGATCGATAATTTTAGTGCGGATGTTATTGTATCAAACCTGGAGCTACTGTTAAATTACTGTAACAGGTTCTACAACAGGCAATTTGTGACCAGGAAGATGTCGAACAATGATCTCCTTTCAAAATTCGAAAATAACCTGTCAAAACACTTTGACAATCATGGACGCACCGGTTTACCAACAGTGAACAGCCTGGCAGAAGAACTGAATGTTTCCGCAAGCTATTTAAGCGATATGTTGCGAACGCTTACCGGCCGGAATACGCAGCAGCACATTCACGACAAACTCATAGCAAAAGCACAGGATGTTTTAGCAACCACCGACTTGTCAGTAAGTGAAATTGCCTTTCAATTGGGATTTGAGCATCGCCAGTCATTCAACAAGTTGTTCAAGAATAAGACCAAGCTTTCGCCGCTTGCCTTCCGGCGATCCTTTAATTAA
- a CDS encoding nuclear transport factor 2 family protein, with protein MQTKEIAEKYFNAMVAGKFDEMNTLKTPDCVYWLSGERSWPFGGYQSPENQAKLWGTVAERFPQGMKMTLQSITADEERAALYVHIRGTRKDGRIYENKVMLLLTFKNGLISGLYEYLDTIMVNELFCGPMDDVKN; from the coding sequence ATGCAAACAAAGGAAATAGCAGAAAAATATTTCAATGCAATGGTGGCCGGAAAGTTCGATGAAATGAACACATTAAAAACGCCTGATTGTGTTTATTGGTTGAGTGGTGAGCGATCCTGGCCGTTTGGAGGTTATCAATCGCCAGAAAATCAGGCAAAATTATGGGGCACCGTAGCAGAACGATTCCCGCAGGGAATGAAAATGACGCTTCAATCTATCACGGCAGACGAAGAGCGGGCAGCACTTTATGTTCATATTCGGGGAACGCGAAAGGATGGTCGTATTTACGAAAATAAGGTGATGCTGCTTTTAACCTTTAAGAATGGCTTAATTAGCGGGCTTTATGAATATTTGGATACCATTATGGTAAATGAATTATTCTGTGGCCCGATGGACGATGTGAAAAATTAA
- a CDS encoding TetR/AcrR family transcriptional regulator, producing MDKREKLLQTALELFVSQGFNDTPTSKIAKEAGIATGTLFYFFPTKDELIISLYLKIKGQAAESINLALAEVKSTKEVIKTYYVESLKWSLRNPNEFSFLAQFSNSPYLKKIGADEISAQIAPVLQLFRVAIGEQQIADMDVNLLYALISHQVFGVNQYLSSNKFTKKEQHNIIEDTFLMFWKMIEC from the coding sequence ATGGATAAAAGAGAAAAACTACTTCAAACCGCATTGGAATTGTTTGTATCACAAGGATTTAATGATACACCAACAAGTAAAATTGCAAAAGAGGCAGGTATAGCAACGGGGACTTTGTTTTATTTTTTTCCGACTAAAGATGAGTTGATCATTTCACTTTACTTAAAAATAAAAGGACAGGCAGCAGAAAGTATAAATCTTGCACTGGCAGAAGTAAAATCAACAAAGGAAGTCATCAAAACTTATTATGTTGAATCGCTTAAATGGTCGCTCCGTAATCCCAACGAATTTTCATTTCTGGCACAGTTCTCCAATTCCCCCTATCTGAAGAAAATCGGGGCTGATGAAATTTCGGCTCAGATAGCGCCCGTATTACAACTTTTTCGTGTGGCTATAGGGGAGCAACAGATCGCCGATATGGATGTCAACTTATTGTACGCTTTGATCAGTCATCAGGTATTTGGTGTAAATCAATACCTTTCTTCCAATAAATTCACCAAAAAAGAACAGCACAACATCATTGAGGATACATTCTTGATGTTTTGGAAAATGATTGAATGCTGA
- a CDS encoding NAD-dependent epimerase/dehydratase family protein: MKIIITGATGMIGEGVLLAALDHPNVTKVLMVNRRASPLRHPKLAELIVKDFTDLAAYSAQLTGYDGCFYCAGISSVGMGEQQYSHITFYTTIIFAKELAHLNPDMVFFYLSGVYADSSENGKIMWARIKGKTENALNELPFKAVYSFRPGFIIPLKAQKNVRLIYKGLNLIYPFLFPNQTLTYDEIGTTLMRILTLGYNKNILEIKDLKSIAKQAELDK; this comes from the coding sequence TTGAAAATAATCATAACAGGAGCCACAGGAATGATTGGGGAAGGCGTTTTGCTGGCTGCTCTTGATCATCCCAATGTTACCAAGGTATTGATGGTGAACAGAAGAGCGTCGCCGTTAAGGCATCCCAAACTTGCTGAACTGATCGTAAAAGATTTTACAGATTTAGCCGCCTACAGCGCTCAATTAACTGGCTACGACGGCTGCTTTTATTGCGCAGGAATAAGTTCCGTTGGTATGGGTGAGCAGCAATACAGCCACATCACTTTTTATACCACCATCATATTTGCAAAAGAACTTGCCCATTTGAATCCGGATATGGTTTTCTTCTACTTATCGGGAGTTTATGCCGATAGCTCGGAAAATGGAAAAATAATGTGGGCAAGGATAAAAGGCAAAACAGAGAACGCATTAAATGAGCTACCTTTTAAAGCTGTTTACAGCTTCCGGCCAGGTTTCATTATTCCGTTGAAAGCGCAGAAAAATGTGCGGTTGATTTATAAAGGACTTAACCTAATTTATCCTTTTCTTTTTCCAAATCAAACTTTAACTTATGATGAGATCGGAACTACATTAATGCGAATACTGACACTTGGATACAACAAAAATATTTTAGAAATAAAAGATTTAAAATCAATTGCCAAACAGGCAGAGCTGGACAAATAA
- a CDS encoding SDR family oxidoreductase — translation MILITGATGHFGKSTIDFLLNKGIPSTNIVALVRDEAKAEDLKAKGITIKTGDYHNYDSLTAAFKGIDKLLLVSSSDVVDRTGQHRNVVSAAKEAGVKHILYTSTERKNETASSPIHFVTGSHIETENIIIASGIPYTIFRNNLYLDMVPIFLGQQVLEKGVFLPTGETRAAFATRDDMAEATANVLITTGHENKDYGISNTENISIPEIVRSLSGIVGKEISYVSPTAEVFVETMTKAGMPEQFVGMFAGFSEAIRQGEFETDKTDLETLLGRKPVSAEEFLQGVYAAKK, via the coding sequence ATGATTTTAATAACAGGCGCAACAGGACATTTTGGAAAATCAACCATTGATTTCCTATTAAACAAAGGCATTCCTTCAACCAACATCGTTGCATTGGTAAGAGACGAAGCAAAAGCCGAAGATTTAAAAGCAAAAGGTATTACGATCAAAACCGGGGATTACCATAATTACGATTCTTTGACTGCAGCTTTTAAAGGGATCGATAAACTCTTATTGGTATCAAGTTCTGATGTAGTGGATCGTACCGGGCAACACCGGAATGTGGTATCGGCAGCAAAAGAAGCGGGCGTAAAGCATATTTTATACACCAGTACCGAGCGCAAAAACGAAACGGCGTCTTCGCCTATTCATTTTGTGACCGGTTCACATATCGAAACGGAAAATATCATCATAGCAAGCGGCATACCCTATACCATTTTCAGGAACAACCTGTACCTTGATATGGTACCCATTTTTTTAGGTCAGCAGGTGTTAGAAAAAGGCGTGTTTTTACCAACAGGTGAAACCAGGGCTGCATTTGCAACGCGGGACGATATGGCGGAAGCTACCGCCAATGTTTTGATTACTACCGGGCACGAAAACAAAGACTACGGCATCAGTAATACGGAAAATATATCCATCCCGGAAATTGTAAGAAGTTTGAGTGGCATTGTCGGCAAAGAAATCAGCTATGTCAGTCCTACAGCAGAAGTATTTGTTGAAACGATGACTAAGGCAGGAATGCCTGAACAATTTGTCGGGATGTTCGCAGGGTTCTCAGAAGCGATCAGGCAGGGTGAATTTGAAACCGACAAAACAGACCTGGAAACGCTTTTAGGCAGAAAACCAGTTTCCGCGGAGGAATTTTTGCAAGGCGTATACGCTGCTAAAAAATAA
- a CDS encoding Crp/Fnr family transcriptional regulator: MINSLLNSIQRVITLSPAEIDIVTSLFKEKIYKKGDFFLEEGRVCKQVGFVAKGLMRFYINQDGEEKIYDFSQENEFVCNYESFLPQLPSSKNIQALEDSIVFVISHADLQLFYANIEGGERFGRVAIESVFVKMLQDISALYAETPELRYERFLKNHADLQQRISQYHIASFVGVKPQSLSRIRKRIFTQF, encoded by the coding sequence ATGATAAACAGCTTATTGAACAGCATACAAAGGGTGATAACGCTAAGCCCGGCAGAAATCGATATCGTGACATCTTTGTTTAAGGAAAAGATTTATAAAAAGGGAGACTTCTTTTTAGAAGAAGGGCGAGTTTGTAAACAGGTAGGATTTGTGGCAAAGGGATTAATGCGGTTCTATATCAACCAGGATGGGGAGGAAAAGATCTATGACTTTTCCCAGGAAAATGAATTCGTATGCAATTATGAAAGTTTTCTTCCTCAGCTTCCCTCGTCGAAAAACATTCAGGCTTTAGAAGACAGTATAGTTTTTGTTATTTCGCACGCGGATCTGCAACTGTTTTATGCCAATATAGAAGGAGGGGAACGTTTCGGCAGGGTTGCCATTGAATCGGTCTTCGTGAAAATGCTGCAGGACATCAGTGCATTATATGCAGAAACACCTGAATTGCGTTACGAGCGGTTTTTAAAAAACCATGCAGATTTGCAGCAAAGGATCTCCCAGTATCATATCGCTTCTTTTGTCGGGGTAAAACCGCAATCACTTAGCCGTATCCGGAAAAGAATTTTTACCCAGTTCTGA
- a CDS encoding helix-turn-helix domain-containing protein, which yields MQETKRSSDKIGRADRLDLTVNENCKLDIPQDILEKLLKPHKLTYYCFVFLDQGTETYKIDLQDITISDGQMIFGLPNQIFCNPPNGPHNLNYKAAFDDNLLALLPNSFPFLLNPLNSNTITFTPDAKERVKSVFAHLYQLLHHTEAPRDTEIILAYMNTLLTEFNSAYFEQGVQGNLPNSKLSKYIAFKLAVETHLTEQNDVQTIADKLAMTTSSLYSVVKEFSGVSPKEWMTNRLILEAQRKLQYSTLSVKELAYELGFNDPDYFSRLFKKTTGKSVSEFLANHNDLSSN from the coding sequence ATGCAAGAAACTAAAAGGTCATCAGATAAGATCGGACGCGCTGACCGGCTGGATCTTACAGTGAATGAAAACTGTAAGCTTGATATACCACAGGATATTTTAGAAAAACTACTTAAGCCACACAAGCTGACTTATTATTGTTTTGTTTTTTTAGACCAGGGAACAGAAACTTATAAAATAGACTTACAGGATATTACCATTTCTGATGGGCAAATGATTTTTGGCTTACCCAACCAGATATTCTGTAATCCTCCTAATGGCCCCCATAACCTGAACTACAAAGCTGCATTTGATGATAATTTATTGGCGCTGCTTCCAAATTCATTTCCATTTTTGTTAAATCCTCTGAATTCGAATACCATTACATTTACACCGGATGCTAAGGAACGGGTTAAGTCAGTTTTTGCCCACTTATATCAATTGCTTCATCATACAGAAGCCCCAAGAGATACTGAAATTATTTTGGCGTATATGAATACGCTTTTAACTGAATTTAACAGCGCTTACTTCGAACAAGGTGTGCAGGGGAACCTGCCAAATTCAAAATTGTCCAAATACATTGCTTTTAAACTTGCCGTAGAAACGCACCTTACCGAGCAGAACGATGTGCAAACTATAGCCGATAAATTAGCGATGACTACGAGTAGTCTTTATAGTGTTGTGAAAGAATTTTCCGGAGTTTCACCAAAAGAGTGGATGACGAACCGGCTGATACTGGAAGCGCAGCGGAAACTGCAATACTCTACGCTTTCGGTAAAAGAGCTTGCTTATGAATTGGGTTTTAACGACCCTGATTATTTTTCGCGGTTGTTTAAGAAGACCACGGGTAAAAGCGTTAGCGAATTTTTAGCAAATCATAACGATTTGTCCAGTAACTAA
- a CDS encoding SDR family oxidoreductase: MKIALVTGANKGIGLETARQLAQNGHFVYIGSRNLENGLSAVAKLKAEGSINIEAVQLDITNKESIAAARATIVQKTGVLDVLVNNAGISGGFPQSALQATIDQFRLVYETNVFGVVGVTQAFIDLLKKSPQPRIVNVSSAMGSLSLAAGHPGSPKMALYQSSKAALNMYTINLAYELRDMPFKVNMVCPGYTKTDFTGHQGTSTVQEAGQRIAKYALIDQDGPTGKFISEEYFLEPASCPW, translated from the coding sequence ATGAAAATAGCATTAGTAACTGGAGCAAACAAAGGCATAGGATTGGAGACCGCACGGCAACTCGCCCAAAACGGCCACTTCGTTTATATAGGCAGCCGTAACCTTGAAAACGGTTTATCAGCAGTAGCAAAGCTTAAAGCCGAGGGTAGCATTAACATTGAAGCTGTACAATTAGATATCACCAACAAGGAGTCGATTGCGGCGGCCCGCGCAACTATAGTTCAAAAAACCGGGGTGTTGGATGTATTGGTGAATAATGCAGGTATTTCTGGTGGATTTCCGCAATCCGCACTCCAAGCAACCATTGATCAGTTCAGATTGGTTTATGAAACCAATGTGTTTGGCGTGGTTGGCGTCACGCAAGCTTTTATTGATCTGCTAAAAAAATCACCGCAGCCACGCATTGTAAACGTGAGTTCTGCCATGGGCTCGCTTTCCCTCGCGGCAGGCCATCCCGGCAGCCCTAAAATGGCTTTATATCAATCAAGCAAAGCTGCGCTCAATATGTACACGATCAATCTTGCTTATGAGCTCCGTGATATGCCGTTTAAAGTCAACATGGTTTGTCCGGGTTATACTAAAACCGATTTTACAGGGCATCAGGGAACAAGCACAGTACAAGAAGCCGGGCAGCGTATTGCCAAGTACGCTTTGATTGATCAGGATGGCCCAACAGGAAAGTTTATCAGTGAAGAATATTTTCTTGAACCGGCGAGTTGCCCGTGGTAA
- a CDS encoding IS3 family transposase, whose protein sequence is MKKSHGLSQGKRSPRTHEWAKAIEELRPEHDVSILLDCKQMARSVFYYHRKRLNDDKYKHEKEEIASIYHLHKGRYGYRRVTAEMKNRGYSINHKTVQKLMGTLGLKCNIRKVSYRSYKGEVGKIAPNVLERDFEANLPNQKWATDVTQMNIKGEKIYLSPIIDMFNGEVISYSISKSPNMQMIDEMLYEAFDKVKDIRGLIFHSDQGWQYQHYGYRKALEKHGIIQSMSRKGNCLDNALAESFFGILKTELLYKQSFETAEEFITSLKEYIHYYNNERIKNRLNGKSPVEYRALVQKT, encoded by the coding sequence ATTAAAAAAAGTCACGGCCTTAGTCAAGGAAAAAGAAGCCCGCGAACGCATGAGTGGGCAAAAGCCATCGAAGAACTAAGGCCCGAACATGATGTTTCAATTCTATTGGATTGCAAACAGATGGCTCGTTCTGTATTTTATTATCATCGCAAGCGCCTAAATGATGATAAATACAAGCATGAAAAAGAAGAGATCGCAAGTATATACCACTTGCATAAAGGCAGATATGGTTATCGGCGGGTCACCGCCGAAATGAAGAACCGGGGTTATAGCATAAATCACAAGACTGTCCAAAAATTGATGGGAACATTAGGCCTAAAATGCAATATCAGGAAAGTAAGTTATCGCTCATACAAAGGTGAGGTTGGTAAAATTGCCCCTAATGTACTTGAAAGGGATTTTGAGGCAAATCTGCCTAATCAGAAATGGGCTACGGATGTCACTCAGATGAACATTAAAGGGGAGAAGATCTATTTATCTCCTATAATTGACATGTTCAACGGGGAAGTCATTTCTTATAGTATTTCAAAATCTCCAAATATGCAGATGATAGATGAAATGTTATATGAGGCTTTTGATAAAGTGAAAGATATAAGGGGACTTATTTTTCACTCTGACCAAGGGTGGCAATATCAACATTATGGATATAGAAAGGCTTTGGAAAAACATGGAATTATTCAAAGCATGTCCAGAAAGGGAAACTGCTTGGATAATGCCTTGGCCGAAAGCTTCTTTGGGATCTTAAAGACAGAATTACTGTACAAACAGAGCTTTGAAACTGCGGAAGAATTTATAACTTCGTTAAAAGAATACATTCATTACTATAACAATGAAAGAATAAAAAACAGGTTAAATGGAAAGAGCCCGGTGGAATACCGAGCTCTCGTACAAAAAACTTAA
- a CDS encoding helix-turn-helix domain-containing protein encodes MSKHTFEEKLDVVSQVRKGKPILRISRERHIREGMILEWVRKYDLYGESGLLKQPNVKPTPDFKEEVVRLVIEKKVPLNQVVLEYRLSKTALERWVRSVRVEGYAVLYQQKNPGRPPKCMGRSKKLEPETEVEKLQAENSRLRAENALLKKVTALVKEKEARERMSGQKPSKN; translated from the coding sequence ATGTCAAAGCACACATTTGAAGAGAAACTTGATGTAGTTTCTCAAGTAAGAAAGGGAAAGCCGATTCTACGGATATCCCGCGAACGCCATATCCGTGAAGGCATGATATTGGAATGGGTTCGGAAATATGATCTTTATGGCGAAAGTGGGCTGCTCAAACAACCTAACGTCAAGCCCACGCCTGATTTCAAAGAAGAAGTTGTAAGGCTTGTCATAGAAAAAAAAGTACCTTTAAATCAGGTTGTTCTGGAATATAGATTAAGCAAGACTGCTTTAGAGCGCTGGGTAAGATCAGTACGGGTTGAGGGATATGCAGTACTATACCAGCAAAAGAATCCTGGACGACCACCTAAATGCATGGGAAGATCAAAGAAGCTTGAACCTGAAACAGAAGTAGAGAAGCTCCAGGCGGAAAATAGCCGTTTGCGGGCGGAGAACGCACTATTAAAAAAAGTCACGGCCTTAGTCAAGGAAAAAGAAGCCCGCGAACGCATGAGTGGGCAAAAGCCATCGAAGAACTAA
- a CDS encoding NIPSNAP family protein: MDQLRIYTLADKETAAQYFTANWAKHRINLPKFGFEVKGVWIGNTPGIANQVIALVSFPDDGDADEMTERYLKSAEFAADTAGFDRNKIINIETKILRSGN, translated from the coding sequence ATGGACCAACTAAGAATTTACACCCTCGCTGATAAAGAAACAGCCGCACAATATTTCACAGCAAATTGGGCTAAGCACAGAATAAACCTTCCGAAGTTCGGCTTTGAGGTCAAAGGCGTTTGGATCGGTAATACACCGGGGATTGCAAACCAGGTCATCGCCCTGGTATCCTTTCCGGACGATGGCGATGCCGATGAAATGACTGAACGCTATTTAAAAAGCGCGGAATTTGCTGCTGATACTGCGGGATTTGACCGAAACAAAATCATTAATATAGAAACGAAGATTTTAAGGTCTGGAAACTAA
- a CDS encoding DUF4267 domain-containing protein produces MTTKISYAIAFLLGLGMVFLGARFFSSPEVATAAFGIRFNSNGDYSFHHIKGIRDIFSGILLCALVLMKERRALGVMLVVATIIPVSDMITVLEKSYTSVPQAIPHIVATIICSVVGILLLTAKPQIKTPSK; encoded by the coding sequence ATGACAACAAAAATTTCTTATGCAATCGCATTTTTACTGGGACTGGGAATGGTGTTCCTGGGAGCCCGCTTTTTTTCCTCTCCTGAAGTGGCAACAGCCGCATTCGGCATCCGCTTTAATTCAAATGGCGACTATTCTTTTCATCACATCAAAGGTATCAGGGATATATTTTCCGGGATCTTGTTGTGCGCTTTAGTTTTGATGAAAGAACGCCGGGCCCTGGGCGTAATGTTAGTAGTCGCAACCATCATCCCTGTTTCCGATATGATTACTGTGCTCGAAAAAAGTTATACCAGTGTGCCACAGGCGATACCGCATATTGTAGCGACTATTATTTGTTCAGTAGTCGGCATACTGTTACTGACCGCTAAACCTCAAATAAAAACACCATCAAAGTAA
- a CDS encoding NAD(P)-dependent oxidoreductase — translation MLIQNYPCSSGRSCTWVNKLILRGNSFTAPANHIEPGERTGEYRLVTTNLVFDVHGDSKISYVDYAAALVDEIKNKRFLNQQFSIGHSPDNE, via the coding sequence ATGTTGATACAAAATTATCCCTGCAGCAGCGGGCGTTCATGCACCTGGGTTAACAAATTAATTTTGCGTGGTAATTCTTTTACGGCCCCGGCTAATCATATAGAACCAGGTGAGCGCACGGGTGAATACAGGCTCGTAACCACTAATTTGGTTTTTGATGTGCATGGCGACAGCAAAATTTCTTATGTAGATTATGCCGCTGCTCTGGTTGACGAAATCAAAAACAAGCGATTTTTAAACCAACAGTTTAGCATCGGCCATTCACCCGACAATGAATAA
- a CDS encoding GNAT family N-acetyltransferase, translating into MNKEISPGYVFKYAALAESLYNSLSDDPFYIALLKPLAGEAAKKTALLKYLDYSMQEATQYGRLFIPDGDPNGVSIWARPMDESAETAKKLAKKSFIRQNIGKHSLHIYDLINAFMADKVQQSIPDDAWYLSILGVNPARQGQGLGSALVRGVLQDTDRLMKPTYLETFNPKSLPFYQRLGYQITAKVDEPNTNASYWVLMRKPVSSLLP; encoded by the coding sequence ATGAATAAAGAGATCTCACCAGGTTACGTTTTTAAGTATGCAGCGCTTGCGGAATCCTTATATAACTCACTAAGCGATGACCCTTTTTATATTGCGTTGTTAAAACCGTTAGCGGGAGAAGCAGCTAAAAAAACTGCATTGTTAAAATACCTCGACTACTCCATGCAGGAGGCAACTCAATACGGCAGGTTATTTATCCCAGACGGTGACCCTAACGGAGTTTCCATCTGGGCTCGGCCTATGGATGAATCCGCTGAAACAGCAAAAAAACTGGCTAAGAAATCTTTTATCAGGCAAAACATCGGAAAACATTCACTCCATATTTACGACCTAATCAATGCTTTTATGGCGGATAAGGTACAGCAATCAATCCCTGATGATGCCTGGTACCTCTCTATTCTCGGTGTGAATCCTGCCCGCCAGGGACAAGGGCTGGGATCGGCGCTGGTACGTGGTGTTTTACAGGATACAGATCGTCTAATGAAACCGACCTACCTGGAGACCTTCAATCCCAAAAGCCTCCCGTTTTATCAGCGTTTAGGCTATCAAATAACAGCCAAAGTTGATGAACCCAATACCAATGCATCATATTGGGTGCTGATGCGTAAACCGGTCAGTTCGTTGCTACCCTGA
- a CDS encoding Crp/Fnr family transcriptional regulator: MERLKAVINEISPMSPEDLDLLKPGIKVSVKKKGNLLEQGDICKSICFVTKGFFRMFYVDLEGNEINNRFTGADNFIVDFQSFLTQMPSRYYWQAMQDSEVLTFSFKEVQRLYARSPAWAKFGRLVAERVYLQLNERVEMFQFMSPQQRYEHLLSTRPELFNQISQFHMSSYLGVKPESLSRLRKRLHYK, translated from the coding sequence ATGGAAAGACTTAAAGCCGTTATCAATGAAATCTCACCCATGTCCCCCGAAGATCTCGACCTTTTAAAACCGGGAATTAAGGTATCGGTAAAAAAGAAGGGCAATCTATTGGAACAAGGTGATATTTGCAAAAGTATTTGTTTTGTTACCAAAGGGTTCTTCCGCATGTTTTATGTTGATCTGGAAGGCAATGAAATCAATAACCGGTTCACAGGAGCGGATAACTTCATAGTCGATTTCCAGAGTTTTCTTACCCAGATGCCTTCGCGTTATTACTGGCAGGCCATGCAAGACTCAGAAGTGCTGACATTTTCTTTCAAAGAAGTTCAACGGCTTTACGCAAGATCTCCCGCCTGGGCAAAGTTTGGCCGTCTTGTGGCTGAGCGGGTGTATTTGCAATTGAACGAACGTGTAGAAATGTTCCAATTTATGTCGCCACAGCAACGTTACGAGCATCTTTTATCGACCCGCCCGGAACTGTTTAATCAAATATCGCAGTTTCACATGTCATCTTACCTGGGTGTAAAGCCGGAATCATTAAGCAGGCTGCGCAAGCGGCTGCATTATAAATAA